Part of the Deinococcus seoulensis genome, GCGTGTACCAGCAGGTTCTGCACGTCCTGCGCGCCCTGATCTTGCAACCCGCTGACCTCCTGTTCGAGCAGTTTGATGGCGCGGCGGAATGCCTGACGGTCCAGGTCCGGCAGGCCGCGTTCCACGTTCCAGCGGCGCAGTTCGCAGGTCAGGATCGCCAGTTCGAACGGGTTGCCGCTGACCAGAATCTCGGTCACGCGGCGGTGGCGGGCTGCCCACTGCCTGGGCAGGTTCAGGCTGCTGGTCTTCAGGGAGTCCAGCAGCGCCGGCATGTCCCGCGCGGTCAGGGCCGGGCGCATGCCGGCAATGTCGGGCGCGGCGACCGGCACGAAGGCCTTGCTGGTCGTGTTGGCGAACTCGACCTGGTAGTAGGCGTGCGCCTGTCCCAGCAGGGGGCGCAGGCAGGTGCCGCGCACCACGCCAATGCCGTAGGGGGGAAGAACGACGCGGTCACCGGGTTGAAAGGCGGTCTGCTTCAAGGTGTCACCTCTTGAGGCGTGCTGGCCGTGCTCTGA contains:
- a CDS encoding CarD family transcriptional regulator yields the protein MKQTAFQPGDRVVLPPYGIGVVRGTCLRPLLGQAHAYYQVEFANTTSKAFVPVAAPDIAGMRPALTARDMPALLDSLKTSSLNLPRQWAARHRRVTEILVSGNPFELAILTCELRRWNVERGLPDLDRQAFRRAIKLLEQEVSGLQDQGAQDVQNLLVHAWNETPQST